Proteins from a single region of Anastrepha ludens isolate Willacy chromosome 5, idAnaLude1.1, whole genome shotgun sequence:
- the LOC128865301 gene encoding rap guanine nucleotide exchange factor 2 isoform X2, producing the protein MDPYHHIRHHYPPTRPELQQKCNRGSHSSDTSSAYSGSDTMASVYGSSMDAEEIDLSGLVESVVDSDEEDLAESMDSLNVRDAVRDCLEKDPSERTEEDVEILLEFTQGLKAFTNITLAVRRALCAVMVFAVVDKAGTVVMSDGEELDSWSVLINGAVEIEHANGTREELQMGDSFGILPTMDKLYHRGVMRTKCDDCQFVCITQTDYYRIQHQGEENTRRHEDEDGRIVMVTELRQIGSNEHAGAGSNASAASAAGMKRGHVVIRGSPERLLQQLVEENSMTDPTYVEDFLLTQRIFIKNPQEVTQKLLAWFECDAEPPKGSTASPQEIRDRVTRVVLLWVNNHFTDFEADHEMMEFLEVFEAGLEHTRLLSQLRLLHIACAAKARMRSCTLTRSSRDEPLNFNIIGGYEMRGITAATGGGGCGIYIAHVVPGSKTQDIGLKRGDQIHEVNGQSFEHVTSKRAMEILMSSTHLSITVKSNLLGFKEMMLAIEQGGNGSSGSNGAGTPVGSGSGSSGGSLGTKSLRSPRRICANDIAKLHGRCMLDDMTTTSRSHILRLSSVDMLLPTDQTDCCAPATPPPVMSQQSSGNMASNFMSNLLQSVSNASARKDAHTNCNDGNGGGGGGGTKGGGFMTLAPKRRLQKALAKMNLLQHKSIGGAGLNDSIDVATPTETMSQKAGKLTTSSSSSSSTCGGVGGNRLYQSQSNPDLSSSLLYEDSNSLATSTATAPTPTPNYLTTSMHRPSAVSTTSSAMLPDYPEHVLKVFKADQSCKYLLINKETTAHEVVMLALQEFGIHDPSSNYSLCEVSVGEGGMVKQRRLPDQLQNLAERIGFAARYYLKTNGSTETLVPDELALELVRESSVHFLQLNAYELAIQLTLQDFAIFRQIESTEYIDDLFNLKTKYGVPMLSKFAELVNREMFWVVTEICSEHNIVRRMKIVKQFIKIARHCKECRNFNSMFAIISGLGHAAVSRLRLTWEKLPSKYQRLFSDLQDLMDPSRNMSKYRQLVSSELLAQHPIIPFYPIVKKDLTFIHLGNDTRVEGLINFEKLRMLSKEVRLLTHMCSSPYDLLAILELKGQSPSNALFSLNQLSTSQNAGGTHSTVIAANAGQSTIKRRKKSTAAPNPKKMFEEAQMVRRVKAYLNNLKIINDEDALHKFSLECEPSSNSQTYGGSSSSTRGESGLGRDGTGNSSTRSGDQLSIYSHTSSSSAPNSSLSLRKRHPSSPTLSTTSSTSSTSDHHNRRNMAHNNNSKFGIASPQAVKKILALSDPTKVRPHQPFTARHSGMPPPPPPLLVNTPHHMLAHAYASAPAGVPLTAVPGASTTPSPCSHRRLASGSNSMPAVESSSVTTFRDLPLRKSVTSGSVSSSDSGHGSYAQQHDTSSSVYTAADCRLLQQISNTAARNLSGGVNNSSSGSSSGGSQCSSSSTPTTPAPTPIPPPPPYHMLRSAAHNAVSNMYHANATGAGPLPPPPYARLHCGETMVAPLMHPPTAHTRHSNMHGGAPNFVDGNNKCPMCPTMSPPSTMNQ; encoded by the exons ATGGATCCATATCATCATATCAGACATCAT TATCCACCCACCCGACCGGAATTGCAGCAAAAATGCAATCGCGGCTCACATTCGAGTGACACCAGCTCAGCATACAGCGGCAGCGATACAATGGCATCCGTGTACGGTTCATCAATGGACGCTGAGGAGATTGATCTCTCCGGTTTGGTGGAGTCAGTGGTGGACTCCGATGAGGAGGACTTAGCCGAGAGTATGGAT AGTTTAAATGTGCGCGATGCCGTGCGTGATTGCCTCGAAAAAGATCCCTCCGAACGCACAGAAGAAGATGTAGAAATCCTGCTCGAATTCACACAAGGCCTGAAGGCTTTCACCAACATAACACTAGCGGTGCGACGCGCACTATGTGCCGTTATGGTGTTTGCTGTGGTCGACAAGGCCGGCACTGTGGTGATGTCCGATGGCGAGGAACTCGATTCGTGGTCGGTGCTTATCAATGGTGCCGTGGAAATCGAACACGCGAACGGCACACGGGAAGAGCTGCAAATGGGCGATTCATTTGGCATATTGCCCACTATGGATAAGTTGTATCATCGCGGCGTAATGCGCACCAAATGTGATGATTGCCAGTTTGTTTGCATAACACAAACCGATTACTATCGCATACAACATCAGGGCGAGGAGAACACGCGGCGGCACGAAGACGAGGATGGCCGCATAGTTATGGTCACTGAGTTGCGTCAAATTGGCAGCAATGAGCACGCCGGTGCCGGCAGTAATGCTAGTGCGGCAAGCGCGGCGGGCATGAAGCGTGGGCACGTGGTGATACGCGGCTCTCCAGAACGTTTGCTACAACAATTAGTGGAGGAGAATTCAATGACTGATCCGACATATGTGGAAGATTTTTTGCTCACACAACGCATTTTCATCAAGAATCCACAAGAGGTGACACAGAAGCTGCTCGCATGGTTTGAGTGTGACGCGGAGCCGCCAAAGGGCAGCACCGCTTCACCGCAAGAGATCAGAGATCGTGTAACGCGCGTTGTGCTGCTTTGGGTGAACAATCACTTCACCGATTTTGAGGCTGATCATGAAATGATGGAGTTCCTGGAGGTGTTCGAGGCTGGGTTGGAGCACACGCGTTTGTTGAGTCAATTGCGTTTACTGCATATAGCTTGTGCGGCTAAGGCGCGCATGCGCAGTTGTACGTTGACGCGTTCATCACGCGACGAGCCAttgaatttcaatataatcgGCGGCTATGAGATGCGCGGCATTACAGCGGCGACGGGCGGTGGCGGTTGTGGCATATACATAGCGCATGTAGTGCCCGGCTCGAAGACACAAGACATCGGCCTTAAGCGTGGCGATCAAATACACGAAGTGAACGGCCAATCTTTCGAGCATGTGACAAGCAAACGCGCCATGGAAATACTTATGAGCAGCACACATCTGAGTATTACGGTGAAAAGCAATCTTTTGGGTTTCAAAGAGATGATGTTGGCCATCGAGCAGGGTGGCAACGGTAGCAGTGGCAGCAATGGCGCCGGCACGCCGGTcggcagtggcagtggcagcaGCGGCGGCTCGCTAGGCACCAAATCATTACGCAGTCCGCGACGTATTTGCGCCAACGACATTGCCAAATTACATGGACGCTGCATGTTGGATGATATGACAACTACAAGTCGATCGCACATCTTGCGTCTTAGCTCGGTAGATATGCTGTTGCCCACAGACCAAACGGACTGTTGTGCACCAGCGACGCCACCGCCAGTAATGTCACAACAATCTAGCGGCAATATGGCCAGCAATTTCATGTCGAATCTGCTGCAAAGTGTCAGTAACGCATCCGCGCGCAAGGATGCGCACACAAATTGCAATGATGGgaatggtggtggtggtggtggtggtacaAAGGGTGGTGGCTTTATGACGCTTGCGCCAAAGCGGCGCTTACAAAAGGCGCTGGCGAAAATGAATTTATTGCAACATAAAAGTATCGGTGGTGCGGGTTTGAATGACTCCATTGATGTTGCCACACCCACAGAGACTATGTCACAAAAAGCCGGCAAACTCACCACATCCTCATCCAGTTCCTCCTCTACTTGCGGTGGCGTCGGCGGCAATCGTCTCTACCAATCACAATCCAACCCCGATTTAAGTTCGTCCCTGCTCTACGAAGATTCTAACTCTCTTGCGACCAGCACCGCTACAGCACCCACTCCCACGCCCAATTATTTGACTACCTCCATGCATCGGCCATCTGCCGTTTCCACCACCAGCTCCGCTATGCTGCCTGACTATCCCGAGCATGTGCTCAAAGTCTTCAAGGCTGATCAATCGTGCAAATATTTACTCATCAACAAGGAGACGACGGCGCACGAAGTTGTGATGCTGGCGCTGCAGGAGTTTGGCATACACGACCCGAGTTCCAATTACTCGCTCTGCGAAGTTAGTGTAGGCGAAGGTGGCATGGTGAAACAGCGTCGCCTACCCGATCAACTGCAGAATCTCGCCGAGCGAATTGGTTTCGCCGCGCGCTACTATCTGAAAACAAATGGCAGCACAGAGACGCTGGTGCCGGATGAATTGGCACTGGAGTTGGTGCGTGAGTCGAGTGTGCATTTTCTGCAGCTGAACGCCTATGAATTGGCCATACAATTGACGCTGCAGGATTTCGCTATTTTTCGGCAAATCGAGTCCACGGAATATATCGATGATCTGTTCAATCTTAAAACGAAATATGGCGTGCCAATGTTGTCGAAATTCGCCGAGCTTGTCAACCGCGAAATGTTTTGGGTGGTAACTGAGATTTGCAGTGAGCACAATATCGTGCGGCGCATGAAGATCGTCAAGCAGTTCATAAAAATCGCACGTCATTGCAAGGAGTGCCGCAATTTCAATTCCATGTTCGCCATTATATCCGGACTGGGGCATGCAGCTGTGTCACGGTTGCGCCTTACTTGGGAAAAATTGCCTTCTAAATATCAACGGCTCTTCTCCGACTTGCAGGATCTAATGGACCCCTCACGCAATATGTCCAAATATCGACAGCTGGTCTCCTCAGAGCTGCTCGCACAACATCCCATCATACCATTCTATCCGATCGTAAAGAAGGATCTCACCTTCATCCATCTGGGCAATGACACGCGCGTAGAAGGTCTCATCAACTTTGAAAAGTTGCGCATGCTCTCCAAGGAGGTACGCCTGCTCACGCATATGTGCTCCTCGCCCTACGATCTGCTCGCTATACTCGAACTCAAAGGTCAATCGCCGTCGAATGCGCTCTTCTCGCTCAATCAATTGTCCACATCACAAAACGCCGGCGGCACACACAGCACCGTCATCGCTGCCAATGCCGGCCAATCGACAATCAAGCGCCGTAAAAAGTCAACAGCTGCACCCAACCCTAAGAAAATGTTCGAAGAGGCACAAATGGTGCGACGCGTCAAGGCATACCTGAATAATTTGAAGATCATCAACGATGAGGATGCATTGCACAAATTCTCGCTCGAATGCGAACCATCCTCTAATTCGCAGACGTatggcggcagcagcagcagtacacGTGGTGAAAGTGGTTTGGGACGTGACGGCACCGGCAATTCATCGACGCGCAGCGGTGATCAATTGAGTATCTATTCGCACACGTCTTCGTCGTCGGCACCGAATTCATCGTTGTCACTACGCAAACGCCATCCCTCCTCGCCGACACTCTCCACCACCAGCTCGACATCGTCGACAAGCGATCACCACAATCGTCGCAATATGGCGCACAATAATAACTCAAAATTTGGCATCGCCTCTCCGCAAGCCGTCAAAAAAATACTCGCACTTTCCGATCCGACGAAAGTGCGGCCACATCAGCCGTTTACAGCGCGACACTCGGGCATGCCGCCACCCCCGCCCCCACTGCTAGTTAATACGCCGCATCATATGCTAGCGCATGCGTACGCCTCGGCACCGGCTGGCGTGCCCTTGACGGCAGTACCTGGCGCATCGACCACGCCAAGCCCATGCTCCCATCGGCGCTTAGCGTCCGGTAGCAATTCGATGCCGGCAG TTGAGAGCAGTAGCGTTACAACATTTCGTGACTTGCCATTGCGCAAATCTGTGACTTCCG GGTCGGTTTCATCCAGCGATAGCGGACACGGTTCATATGCCCAACAACACGACACCAGCAGCTCGGTTTACACCGCTGCCGATTGTCGACTGCTACAGCAAATTTCCAATACTGCAGCACGCAATTTGAGCGGCGGCGTTAACAACAGCAGTAGTGGTAGTAGCAGTGGCGGTAGTCAATGCAGCAGTAGTAGTACACCTACTACGCCCGCGCCAACTCCCATCCCACCACCGCCACCGTATCATATGTTGCGCAGCGCTGCGCATAACGCCGTCAGTAATATGTATCACGCGAATGCGACAGGTGCGGGGCCATTGCCGCCGCCGCCGTACGCTCGCTTGCATTGCGGGGAGACTATGGTTGCACCGTTAATGCATCCGCCAACAGCACACACACGACATTCCAATATGCATG GTGGCGCTCCAAATTTCGTTGATGGCAACAATAAATGCCCGATGTGCCCAACAATGTCGCCACCATCAACTATGAATCaataa
- the LOC128865301 gene encoding rap guanine nucleotide exchange factor 2 isoform X5, with protein MDPYHHIRHHYPPTRPELQQKCNRGSHSSDTSSAYSGSDTMASVYGSSMDAEEIDLSGLVESVVDSDEEDLAESMDSLNVRDAVRDCLEKDPSERTEEDVEILLEFTQGLKAFTNITLAVRRALCAVMVFAVVDKAGTVVMSDGEELDSWSVLINGAVEIEHANGTREELQMGDSFGILPTMDKLYHRGVMRTKCDDCQFVCITQTDYYRIQHQGEENTRRHEDEDGRIVMVTELRQIGSNEHAGAGSNASAASAAGMKRGHVVIRGSPERLLQQLVEENSMTDPTYVEDFLLTQRIFIKNPQEVTQKLLAWFECDAEPPKGSTASPQEIRDRVTRVVLLWVNNHFTDFEADHEMMEFLEVFEAGLEHTRLLSQLRLLHIACAAKARMRSCTLTRSSRDEPLNFNIIGGYEMRGITAATGGGGCGIYIAHVVPGSKTQDIGLKRGDQIHEVNGQSFEHVTSKRAMEILMSSTHLSITVKSNLLGFKEMMLAIEQGGNGSSGSNGAGTPVGSGSGSSGGSLGTKSLRSPRRICANDIAKLHGRCMLDDMTTTSRSHILRLSSVDMLLPTDQTDCCAPATPPPVMSQQSSGNMASNFMSNLLQSVSNASARKDAHTNCNDGNGGGGGGGTKGGGFMTLAPKRRLQKALAKMNLLQHKSIGGAGLNDSIDVATPTETMSQKAGKLTTSSSSSSSTCGGVGGNRLYQSQSNPDLSSSLLYEDSNSLATSTATAPTPTPNYLTTSMHRPSAVSTTSSAMLPDYPEHVLKVFKADQSCKYLLINKETTAHEVVMLALQEFGIHDPSSNYSLCEVSVGEGGMVKQRRLPDQLQNLAERIGFAARYYLKTNGSTETLVPDELALELVRESSVHFLQLNAYELAIQLTLQDFAIFRQIESTEYIDDLFNLKTKYGVPMLSKFAELVNREMFWVVTEICSEHNIVRRMKIVKQFIKIARHCKECRNFNSMFAIISGLGHAAVSRLRLTWEKLPSKYQRLFSDLQDLMDPSRNMSKYRQLVSSELLAQHPIIPFYPIVKKDLTFIHLGNDTRVEGLINFEKLRMLSKEVRLLTHMCSSPYDLLAILELKGQSPSNALFSLNQLSTSQNAGGTHSTVIAANAGQSTIKRRKKSTAAPNPKKMFEEAQMVRRVKAYLNNLKIINDEDALHKFSLECEPSSNSQTYGGSSSSTRGESGLGRDGTGNSSTRSGDQLSIYSHTSSSSAPNSSLSLRKRHPSSPTLSTTSSTSSTSDHHNRRNMAHNNNSKFGIASPQAVKKILALSDPTKVRPHQPFTARHSGMPPPPPPLLVNTPHHMLAHAYASAPAGVPLTAVPGASTTPSPCSHRRLASGSNSMPAVESSSVTTFRDLPLRKSVTSGGAPNFVDGNNKCPMCPTMSPPSTMNQ; from the exons ATGGATCCATATCATCATATCAGACATCAT TATCCACCCACCCGACCGGAATTGCAGCAAAAATGCAATCGCGGCTCACATTCGAGTGACACCAGCTCAGCATACAGCGGCAGCGATACAATGGCATCCGTGTACGGTTCATCAATGGACGCTGAGGAGATTGATCTCTCCGGTTTGGTGGAGTCAGTGGTGGACTCCGATGAGGAGGACTTAGCCGAGAGTATGGAT AGTTTAAATGTGCGCGATGCCGTGCGTGATTGCCTCGAAAAAGATCCCTCCGAACGCACAGAAGAAGATGTAGAAATCCTGCTCGAATTCACACAAGGCCTGAAGGCTTTCACCAACATAACACTAGCGGTGCGACGCGCACTATGTGCCGTTATGGTGTTTGCTGTGGTCGACAAGGCCGGCACTGTGGTGATGTCCGATGGCGAGGAACTCGATTCGTGGTCGGTGCTTATCAATGGTGCCGTGGAAATCGAACACGCGAACGGCACACGGGAAGAGCTGCAAATGGGCGATTCATTTGGCATATTGCCCACTATGGATAAGTTGTATCATCGCGGCGTAATGCGCACCAAATGTGATGATTGCCAGTTTGTTTGCATAACACAAACCGATTACTATCGCATACAACATCAGGGCGAGGAGAACACGCGGCGGCACGAAGACGAGGATGGCCGCATAGTTATGGTCACTGAGTTGCGTCAAATTGGCAGCAATGAGCACGCCGGTGCCGGCAGTAATGCTAGTGCGGCAAGCGCGGCGGGCATGAAGCGTGGGCACGTGGTGATACGCGGCTCTCCAGAACGTTTGCTACAACAATTAGTGGAGGAGAATTCAATGACTGATCCGACATATGTGGAAGATTTTTTGCTCACACAACGCATTTTCATCAAGAATCCACAAGAGGTGACACAGAAGCTGCTCGCATGGTTTGAGTGTGACGCGGAGCCGCCAAAGGGCAGCACCGCTTCACCGCAAGAGATCAGAGATCGTGTAACGCGCGTTGTGCTGCTTTGGGTGAACAATCACTTCACCGATTTTGAGGCTGATCATGAAATGATGGAGTTCCTGGAGGTGTTCGAGGCTGGGTTGGAGCACACGCGTTTGTTGAGTCAATTGCGTTTACTGCATATAGCTTGTGCGGCTAAGGCGCGCATGCGCAGTTGTACGTTGACGCGTTCATCACGCGACGAGCCAttgaatttcaatataatcgGCGGCTATGAGATGCGCGGCATTACAGCGGCGACGGGCGGTGGCGGTTGTGGCATATACATAGCGCATGTAGTGCCCGGCTCGAAGACACAAGACATCGGCCTTAAGCGTGGCGATCAAATACACGAAGTGAACGGCCAATCTTTCGAGCATGTGACAAGCAAACGCGCCATGGAAATACTTATGAGCAGCACACATCTGAGTATTACGGTGAAAAGCAATCTTTTGGGTTTCAAAGAGATGATGTTGGCCATCGAGCAGGGTGGCAACGGTAGCAGTGGCAGCAATGGCGCCGGCACGCCGGTcggcagtggcagtggcagcaGCGGCGGCTCGCTAGGCACCAAATCATTACGCAGTCCGCGACGTATTTGCGCCAACGACATTGCCAAATTACATGGACGCTGCATGTTGGATGATATGACAACTACAAGTCGATCGCACATCTTGCGTCTTAGCTCGGTAGATATGCTGTTGCCCACAGACCAAACGGACTGTTGTGCACCAGCGACGCCACCGCCAGTAATGTCACAACAATCTAGCGGCAATATGGCCAGCAATTTCATGTCGAATCTGCTGCAAAGTGTCAGTAACGCATCCGCGCGCAAGGATGCGCACACAAATTGCAATGATGGgaatggtggtggtggtggtggtggtacaAAGGGTGGTGGCTTTATGACGCTTGCGCCAAAGCGGCGCTTACAAAAGGCGCTGGCGAAAATGAATTTATTGCAACATAAAAGTATCGGTGGTGCGGGTTTGAATGACTCCATTGATGTTGCCACACCCACAGAGACTATGTCACAAAAAGCCGGCAAACTCACCACATCCTCATCCAGTTCCTCCTCTACTTGCGGTGGCGTCGGCGGCAATCGTCTCTACCAATCACAATCCAACCCCGATTTAAGTTCGTCCCTGCTCTACGAAGATTCTAACTCTCTTGCGACCAGCACCGCTACAGCACCCACTCCCACGCCCAATTATTTGACTACCTCCATGCATCGGCCATCTGCCGTTTCCACCACCAGCTCCGCTATGCTGCCTGACTATCCCGAGCATGTGCTCAAAGTCTTCAAGGCTGATCAATCGTGCAAATATTTACTCATCAACAAGGAGACGACGGCGCACGAAGTTGTGATGCTGGCGCTGCAGGAGTTTGGCATACACGACCCGAGTTCCAATTACTCGCTCTGCGAAGTTAGTGTAGGCGAAGGTGGCATGGTGAAACAGCGTCGCCTACCCGATCAACTGCAGAATCTCGCCGAGCGAATTGGTTTCGCCGCGCGCTACTATCTGAAAACAAATGGCAGCACAGAGACGCTGGTGCCGGATGAATTGGCACTGGAGTTGGTGCGTGAGTCGAGTGTGCATTTTCTGCAGCTGAACGCCTATGAATTGGCCATACAATTGACGCTGCAGGATTTCGCTATTTTTCGGCAAATCGAGTCCACGGAATATATCGATGATCTGTTCAATCTTAAAACGAAATATGGCGTGCCAATGTTGTCGAAATTCGCCGAGCTTGTCAACCGCGAAATGTTTTGGGTGGTAACTGAGATTTGCAGTGAGCACAATATCGTGCGGCGCATGAAGATCGTCAAGCAGTTCATAAAAATCGCACGTCATTGCAAGGAGTGCCGCAATTTCAATTCCATGTTCGCCATTATATCCGGACTGGGGCATGCAGCTGTGTCACGGTTGCGCCTTACTTGGGAAAAATTGCCTTCTAAATATCAACGGCTCTTCTCCGACTTGCAGGATCTAATGGACCCCTCACGCAATATGTCCAAATATCGACAGCTGGTCTCCTCAGAGCTGCTCGCACAACATCCCATCATACCATTCTATCCGATCGTAAAGAAGGATCTCACCTTCATCCATCTGGGCAATGACACGCGCGTAGAAGGTCTCATCAACTTTGAAAAGTTGCGCATGCTCTCCAAGGAGGTACGCCTGCTCACGCATATGTGCTCCTCGCCCTACGATCTGCTCGCTATACTCGAACTCAAAGGTCAATCGCCGTCGAATGCGCTCTTCTCGCTCAATCAATTGTCCACATCACAAAACGCCGGCGGCACACACAGCACCGTCATCGCTGCCAATGCCGGCCAATCGACAATCAAGCGCCGTAAAAAGTCAACAGCTGCACCCAACCCTAAGAAAATGTTCGAAGAGGCACAAATGGTGCGACGCGTCAAGGCATACCTGAATAATTTGAAGATCATCAACGATGAGGATGCATTGCACAAATTCTCGCTCGAATGCGAACCATCCTCTAATTCGCAGACGTatggcggcagcagcagcagtacacGTGGTGAAAGTGGTTTGGGACGTGACGGCACCGGCAATTCATCGACGCGCAGCGGTGATCAATTGAGTATCTATTCGCACACGTCTTCGTCGTCGGCACCGAATTCATCGTTGTCACTACGCAAACGCCATCCCTCCTCGCCGACACTCTCCACCACCAGCTCGACATCGTCGACAAGCGATCACCACAATCGTCGCAATATGGCGCACAATAATAACTCAAAATTTGGCATCGCCTCTCCGCAAGCCGTCAAAAAAATACTCGCACTTTCCGATCCGACGAAAGTGCGGCCACATCAGCCGTTTACAGCGCGACACTCGGGCATGCCGCCACCCCCGCCCCCACTGCTAGTTAATACGCCGCATCATATGCTAGCGCATGCGTACGCCTCGGCACCGGCTGGCGTGCCCTTGACGGCAGTACCTGGCGCATCGACCACGCCAAGCCCATGCTCCCATCGGCGCTTAGCGTCCGGTAGCAATTCGATGCCGGCAG TTGAGAGCAGTAGCGTTACAACATTTCGTGACTTGCCATTGCGCAAATCTGTGACTTCCG GTGGCGCTCCAAATTTCGTTGATGGCAACAATAAATGCCCGATGTGCCCAACAATGTCGCCACCATCAACTATGAATCaataa